One genomic segment of Amycolatopsis sp. WQ 127309 includes these proteins:
- a CDS encoding adenosylhomocysteinase yields MTLPAIGWALKHMPLTAAAVDEHQALLAGRRLTMCLHVEPKTGALVTLLARAGVDVTLTGSPGTTHDDVADDLRALGVTVHTRRADDDADHARNVAKVLETEPDLTLDNGADLTLSLLETGTPSGYLGGTEETTTGGLRLRERSGGVTHPVVVINDSRLKLLVENEFGVGQSVVQGFLNATNLMVPGMRAAVLGYGPCGKGVAGTLARLGARVAVCDTDPMRALQAILDGHRVGVAEEVLEDVQAVFTATGAPGVVGAAELAALPDGAVLAGVGHFAWEIDAEALRTATVRTIEYGDPGRRIGHVLTGGREIVVLDHGRMLNLTAAGGNSIQAMDLGLTLQVRSLAAVCAGGLAPAVQPVPAAVERRIATDLVERLR; encoded by the coding sequence ATGACTCTGCCTGCCATCGGCTGGGCGCTCAAGCACATGCCGCTGACCGCCGCCGCCGTCGACGAACACCAGGCGCTGCTCGCCGGCCGGCGGCTCACGATGTGCCTGCACGTCGAGCCCAAGACCGGCGCGCTCGTCACGCTCCTGGCCCGCGCCGGGGTCGATGTCACCCTCACCGGCTCACCCGGCACGACCCACGACGACGTCGCCGACGACCTGCGCGCGCTCGGCGTCACCGTGCACACCCGCCGCGCCGACGACGACGCCGACCACGCCCGCAACGTCGCGAAGGTCCTCGAAACCGAACCGGACCTCACGCTCGACAACGGCGCCGACCTCACGCTGTCGCTGCTCGAAACCGGGACGCCTTCGGGCTACCTCGGCGGCACCGAGGAGACCACGACCGGCGGCCTCCGGCTGCGGGAAAGGTCCGGTGGCGTCACGCATCCGGTCGTCGTGATCAACGACTCGCGGCTGAAGCTCCTGGTGGAGAACGAGTTCGGCGTCGGCCAGAGCGTCGTGCAGGGCTTTCTCAACGCCACCAACCTGATGGTGCCGGGGATGCGCGCCGCGGTGCTCGGCTACGGGCCGTGCGGCAAGGGCGTCGCCGGCACCCTCGCGCGGCTCGGCGCGCGCGTCGCCGTGTGCGACACCGACCCGATGCGCGCGCTTCAGGCCATTTTGGACGGTCACCGCGTCGGCGTCGCCGAGGAGGTGCTCGAAGACGTCCAGGCCGTCTTCACCGCGACCGGTGCCCCCGGCGTCGTCGGCGCGGCCGAGCTGGCCGCGCTGCCCGACGGCGCGGTGCTCGCCGGCGTCGGCCACTTCGCCTGGGAGATCGACGCCGAGGCGCTGCGGACGGCGACCGTGCGCACGATCGAGTACGGCGACCCCGGCCGCCGCATCGGGCACGTGCTGACCGGCGGCCGCGAGATCGTCGTCCTCGACCACGGCCGGATGCTCAACCTGACCGCCGCCGGCGGGAACTCCATCCAGGCCATGGATCTCGGCCTCACGCTGCAGGTCCGCAGCCTCGCGGCGGTCTGCGCGGGCGGGCTGGCCCCGGCGGTCCAGCCGGTCCCGGCGGCCGTCGAACGGCGGATCGCCACGGACCTGGTCGAGCGGCTCCGCTGA
- a CDS encoding LLM class F420-dependent oxidoreductase, with protein MELGFHLPIFDIEGGTTAIAGELARVGTAAEEAGATWLSFMDHYFQIEPTGLPAESNMLEGYTTLGFLAAHTSRIELGLLVTGVTYRHPGLLAKIVTTLDVLSGGRAALGIGAAWFEREHHGMGVPYPPVAERFERLEETLRITAQMWDPENNGPFEGKHYQLAETLCSPQPINRPKVLIGGSGERKTLRLVAQYGDACNLFASSPEDVAHKLDVLRGHCDAVGRDYDEIRTTILANNPRPTPDTRDEFVRSMADYAKLGIRTAIITPTTGAPAAWIDGMAPAVSQLAEF; from the coding sequence ATGGAGCTCGGTTTTCACCTTCCCATCTTCGACATCGAAGGCGGGACGACCGCCATCGCGGGCGAGCTCGCCCGCGTGGGCACCGCGGCGGAGGAGGCCGGTGCGACCTGGTTGTCCTTCATGGACCACTACTTCCAGATCGAGCCGACCGGCCTCCCCGCCGAGTCCAACATGCTCGAGGGCTACACGACCCTCGGCTTCCTCGCCGCCCACACGTCCCGGATCGAGCTCGGCCTGCTCGTCACCGGCGTGACCTACCGCCACCCCGGCCTGCTCGCGAAGATCGTCACGACCCTCGACGTCCTCTCGGGTGGCCGGGCCGCGCTCGGGATCGGGGCCGCGTGGTTCGAGCGCGAGCACCACGGCATGGGCGTGCCGTACCCGCCGGTCGCCGAGCGCTTCGAGCGGCTGGAGGAGACCCTGCGCATCACCGCGCAGATGTGGGACCCGGAGAACAACGGGCCGTTCGAGGGCAAGCACTACCAGCTGGCCGAGACGCTCTGCTCGCCGCAGCCGATCAACCGCCCGAAGGTGCTCATCGGCGGCAGCGGGGAGCGCAAGACCCTGCGGCTGGTCGCGCAGTACGGCGACGCCTGCAACCTGTTCGCGTCCTCGCCCGAGGACGTCGCGCACAAGCTGGACGTGCTGCGCGGGCACTGCGACGCCGTCGGCCGCGACTACGACGAGATCCGCACGACGATCCTCGCCAACAACCCGCGCCCGACGCCGGACACCCGCGACGAGTTCGTCCGCAGCATGGCCGACTACGCGAAGCTCGGCATCCGGACGGCCATCATCACCCCGACCACGGGTGCGCCGGCCGCCTGGATCGACGGCATGGCCCCCGCCGTGTCGCAGCTGGCGGAGTTCTAA